One genomic segment of Cytophagales bacterium includes these proteins:
- a CDS encoding T9SS type A sorting domain-containing protein produces MKKLNVKFVVTLFCVICVPIVCLSQSFEWANSIGSTLEDQGHSIVVDNAGNVYVTGFFQDTADFDPGTDTANLTAIGFFDIFFAKYDAAGNLLWAKSIGSTSFDQGFSIAVDGTSNVYLTGTFTGTADFDPGAGTANLTSVGSLDIFFAKYNSAGNFLWAKNIGGGGIPDDQGWDITVDVMSNVYLIGIFSGIVDFDPDIIGIANLTSSGSRDIFVAKYNSAGNFLWANALGGTSFDEGFSIAVDGTGNVYVTGHFGGTADFDPGAGIANLTSVGINDIFFAKYNSAGNFLWAKSIGSTSFDEGLSIAVDGTHNVYLTGSITGTADFDPGAGTANLTPVGSADIFFAKYNSAGNFLWANVLGGTSYDEGFGIAVDGSGNVHLTGIFSDIVDFDPGAGTANLISVGSFDIFLAKYNTNGNYLSSKSIGSTSFDQGFDIAVDGINNVYLTGSFSNTADFDPDPISTTNLTSVGSGDIFLAKYSFLPIILLPKINFDIKPTSCPNPFNIKSNGILPVAILGTVDFDVNDIDVSSVLLGGISPIRSKIEDVSIPVINKQDVCDCTTDDADGFEDLTLKFKTQDIVSILGFVSGGDTIVLTITGILLDSTPFDASDCIIIIPVGGGGNDTVGGKVAICHIPPGNPANAHTIFVSSNAIDAHLAHGDNLGMCDSSGAFGGNNDSQLRLSVYPNPFSETTIIQIQLDETVNAALKVYNAIGTHITTLFNGTVEENNLYSIQFDAEDLPNGIYFYRLETENGIVRMGKLLLK; encoded by the coding sequence ATGAAAAAATTAAATGTAAAATTCGTAGTTACACTTTTCTGTGTAATCTGTGTACCAATAGTATGTTTATCCCAATCCTTTGAATGGGCTAATAGCATTGGAAGTACATTAGAAGACCAAGGTCACAGCATCGTTGTTGACAACGCAGGTAATGTATATGTGACTGGCTTTTTTCAGGACACAGCCGACTTTGACCCCGGAACTGACACTGCTAATCTCACAGCCATTGGATTCTTTGATATCTTTTTCGCCAAATATGATGCTGCTGGCAATTTACTGTGGGCAAAAAGTATCGGGAGTACATCGTTTGACCAAGGATTTAGCATTGCCGTTGATGGCACGAGCAACGTATATCTAACCGGCACTTTCACTGGCACAGCCGACTTTGACCCTGGAGCCGGCACTGCTAACCTCACATCTGTTGGCAGCTTAGATATCTTTTTTGCCAAATATAATTCTGCTGGCAATTTCCTATGGGCAAAAAACATCGGAGGCGGAGGTATACCAGATGACCAGGGATGGGACATCACTGTTGACGTTATGAGCAATGTATATCTGATCGGCATTTTCAGCGGCATAGTTGACTTTGACCCAGATATCATTGGAATAGCCAACTTAACATCCAGTGGCAGCAGAGATATCTTTGTCGCCAAATATAATTCTGCTGGAAATTTCCTTTGGGCAAATGCGCTCGGAGGTACATCATTTGATGAAGGCTTCAGCATCGCTGTTGATGGCACGGGTAATGTGTATGTAACAGGCCATTTCGGTGGCACAGCCGACTTTGACCCTGGAGCCGGCATTGCCAACCTCACATCTGTTGGCATCAATGATATCTTTTTTGCCAAATATAATTCTGCTGGCAATTTCCTGTGGGCAAAAAGTATCGGGAGTACATCGTTTGACGAAGGATTAAGTATTGCCGTTGACGGTACACACAACGTATATCTAACCGGTTCTATCACTGGCACAGCCGACTTTGACCCTGGAGCCGGCACTGCTAACCTCACACCTGTTGGCAGCGCTGACATCTTTTTTGCCAAATATAATTCTGCTGGAAATTTCCTTTGGGCAAATGTGCTCGGAGGTACATCGTATGATGAGGGATTCGGTATTGCGGTTGATGGCTCTGGCAATGTACATCTGACGGGTATTTTCAGTGACATAGTTGACTTTGACCCAGGGGCCGGTACTGCCAACCTCATATCCGTAGGCAGCTTTGATATCTTTTTAGCCAAATATAATACTAACGGTAATTATCTGTCGTCAAAAAGTATCGGAAGCACATCATTCGACCAGGGATTCGACATCGCTGTTGACGGTATAAACAATGTATATCTGACAGGCTCTTTTAGTAACACAGCCGATTTTGACCCCGATCCCATCAGCACCACAAACTTAACATCCGTTGGCAGTGGTGATATCTTTTTAGCCAAATATTCCTTTTTACCGATAATTTTATTACCAAAGATTAATTTCGATATCAAGCCAACCTCCTGCCCAAATCCATTTAATATCAAAAGTAATGGTATTCTACCAGTTGCGATCCTTGGTACAGTAGATTTTGATGTCAATGATATTGACGTTTCTTCGGTGCTGCTTGGAGGTATTTCTCCCATCAGATCAAAAATCGAAGACGTGAGTATACCGGTAATAAACAAACAAGATGTTTGTGACTGCACTACTGACGATGCTGACGGTTTTGAAGACCTGACCCTGAAATTCAAAACCCAGGATATTGTAAGTATACTCGGGTTTGTCAGCGGGGGTGATACAATAGTTTTAACCATTACGGGTATTCTATTGGATAGTACGCCCTTTGATGCATCGGATTGTATCATTATAATTCCTGTTGGAGGTGGTGGAAATGATACGGTTGGAGGTAAAGTAGCAATTTGCCATATTCCACCCGGAAATCCTGCTAATGCACATACCATCTTCGTAAGCTCTAATGCAATAGACGCACATTTGGCGCACGGAGATAACTTAGGAATGTGTGATAGTTCAGGAGCATTTGGTGGTAATAATGATTCCCAGCTAAGATTATCAGTTTATCCAAACCCATTTTCAGAAACAACAATTATTCAAATTCAACTTGATGAAACAGTAAATGCTGCTTTAAAAGTATATAATGCCATTGGTACTCATATTACCACACTGTTTAATGGTACTGTTGAGGAGAATAATTTATATTCCATTCAATTCGATGCAGAAGATTTGCCAAACGGTATTTACTTCTATAGGTTAGAAACAGAAAATGGCATTGTTAGAATGGGAAAATTGTTGTTAAAATAA